GATAAAAAAGGGCGAAGATAGGCAAATTTTTAAAGCGACTATGCAAAAGATCGGCATGGACTTACCTGAGAGTAGATATGCCTACAACATGGACGACGCGCTAAATGCGGCAAACGAGATAGGCTTTCCGCTCATCATAAGAGCTAGCTATACGCTTGGTGGTGCAGGAAGTGGCGTGGCTTATAATATGGATGAGTTTAAAGAGCTAGCCAACACCGGCCTTGACGCAAGCCCGATACATGAAATTTTGATAGAAGAGAGTTTGCTTGGCTGGAAAGAGTACGAGATGGAGGTTATTAGAGATAGAAATGATAACTGCATCATCGTCTGCTCTATTGAAAATTTTGACCCAATGGGCGTGCATACAGGCGATAGTATCACGGTCGCACCAGCACTAACACTCACAGATAAAGAGTATCAGGCTATGCGTGACGCTAGCTTTGCCATACTTCGTGAGATCGGCGTTGATACGGGCGGCAGCAACGTGCAGTTTGCCATAGACCCAAAAACAGGCCGTATGATCGTTATCGAGATGAACCCACGCGTTAGCCGAAGCTCTGCACTTGCTAGTAAAGCTACTGGCTATCCGATCGCAAAGGTCGCGACACTACTTGCAGTTGGTTTTAGCCTAGATGAGATCAAAAACGACATCACAGGCACGCCTGCTAGCTTTGAGCCGGTGATCGACTACATCGTGACAAAGATCCCGCGTTTTACATTTGAGAAATTCCCAGGATCAAACCCATATCTAGGCACTGCGATGAAGTCAGTCGGCGAGGTCATGGCGATAGGCAGGACATTTAAAGAGAGTATCCAAAAGGCTCTTTGCAGCCTAGAGCGTGATCTTTGCGGATTTAATAGCCTTAGCCTAGAGAAAAACGCTTTCATTTATGGCATCAGAAATGCAAATGAGAGGAGAATTTTATATCTAGCACAAGCCTTTAGAGATGGCTTTAGCGTGGCTGAGGTGCATGAGTTTAGTAAGATCGATCCATGGTTTTTAGAGCAAATTTATGAGATAGTTAAATTTGAAGATAAGATCGACATGGATATCTTAAATAACGAAGAGCTGCTGCGAGAGGCCAAAAGTATGGGCTTTTCAGACAAGATGATAGCTGTGCTTATAAATGAAAAAGACGATCTTGAGCTTAGCCAAAATGATATCTATTTTGCTAGGCAAAAGCTTGGCATCGAGCTTGAATACAACGAGGTTGATACTTGTGCGGGCGAGTTTAAGGCGCTAACGCCGTATCTTTACTCAACCACAAATATCACTAAATTTCCTAAAAAAGAGCTAGCAAAAGACGCTAAAAAGGTAATGATAATAGGCGGCGGTCCAAATAGGATCGGCCAGGGTATAGAGTTTGACTACTGCTGCGTGCATGCAAGCTATGCTCTAAGAGACCTTGGCATAAAAACGATAATGTACAACTGCAACCCAGAAACTGTCTCAACCGACTACGACACGAGCGATATTTTGTACTTTGAGCCGATTGATTTTGAGCATGTTAGATCAGTCATCGAGCGTGAAAAGCCAGACGGCGTGATCGTGCATTTCGGCGGCCAAACTCCGCTTAAATTTGCAAAACGCCTAAGCGTGATCGGCGCTAAGATCATCGGAACAACTGCGAGAGTGATCGATGTGGCCGAGGATAGAAAGAAATTTAGCGAATTTATAAATAAAATAGGCGTTCTTCAGCCTAAAAATGACACCGCCACTAGCCTAGAAGAAGCTTTGCAAAAAGCTGCTACTATCGGCTATCCAGTGCTAGTTCGCCCAAGCTACGTCCTTGGTGGCAGGGCGATGAGAAGGGTGCATAACGAGAGCGAGCTAAAAGAGTATATGAGCGAAGCGGTCAAAGTTAGTAATCACTCACCAGTACTACTTGATAAATTTTTACAAGATGCAAAAGAGCTCGACGTAGACGCGATATGTGATGGCAAAGAGGTCTATATTGGCGCGATAATGGAGCATATCGAGGAGGCTGGAATTCACTCTGGTGACTCAGCTTGCATACTGCCACCGATGAGTTTAAGCGCAGAAATGATAAAAAAAGTGGAGAAGCAAACTAGAGATATCGCGCTAAATTTAGGTGTTGTCGGCCTTATGAATATCCAGTTTGCCATCTATGAAAACGAGCTTTACATGATCGAGGTAAATCCTCGCGCGAGCAGGACTGTGCCATTTGTGAGCAAGGCTACTGGCGTGCCTATGGCAAAGGTGGCGACAAGAGTTATGTGGCAGGGAAATTTACGTGAGGCGCTTAAATTTTATGATGATTACAGAGTTGTTTATGAAGAGGGCGACATCTTAAAACCTCGCGTAAGTTCGCATATTTGTGTAAAAGAGTGTGTGTTGCCATTTAACAAGCTAAGTGGCGCCGATCTCATCCTTGGCCCTGAGATGAAAAGCACTGGCGAGGTAATGGGCATAAGCCACGATTTTGCAAGCTCATTTGCAAAGAGCCAGATCGCTGCTAGCAACACTTTGCCAAGCAAGGGCAGGGTATTTTTAACGCTAGCTGACGCTGATAAATCTTACGCGCCTGATCTTGCAAAAGAGCTAATAGCACTTGGTTTTAGTATCATCGCAACTGGCGGTACGCATAAAATTTTAAGCGAAGCTGGCGTTGAGGCTGAGTTTGTCTATAAGATAAGTGAGGGCAGACCAAACGTCGAAGATAGGCTCAAAAACGGCGATATCGCACTTGTCATCAATACAAGCGATACAAAATCAAGTGTGGATGATGGCAAAAAGATCCGCCAAAATGTACTTAGATTTAAAATTCCATATTTTACAACGATCCGCGCAGCACTCGCAGCTGCTAAGTCGCTAAGCACAGTTCAAACTGGTAAAGCACTTGAGGTAAAAAGTCTACAAGAGTATCTAAGCGAGAAATGAATCAAAAAGAGCGCGTAGTAGAAGCGTTGGCTAGCCTTGGTGGGATGGCAACGCTTTTTGATCTTTATCATAAAACTGATGTTAGCACTTGGGGTAGCAAAACTCCATTTGCTAGTATAAGACGGATAGTGCAGACTAATAAAGAATTTTATAAGATCAGAGCCGGACTTTGGGGACTTTGTGAGTTTAGAGATAAAAATTTAGCCAAAACAGGTGATAGTAAGAGTGAGCAAAATGAGAAATTTACACATTCTTATTTTCAAGGCGTTATCGTTGAGATAGGAAATTTAAGACATTTTCAAACATTCATCCCAGCTCAAGATAAGAACAAAATTTATAAATCAGATAAGAAACTTTGCGAACTTGCGAGCTTGAGTGAGATA
This genomic interval from Campylobacter concisus contains the following:
- the carB gene encoding carbamoyl-phosphate synthase large subunit — protein: MPKRTDINTILLIGSGPIVIGQACEFDYSGTQAAKTLKELGYRVVLINSNPATIMTDPNFADATYIEPITKDSILKIIEKESIDAILPTMGGQVALNAAMEVFESGLLKDVKFLGANPEAIKKGEDRQIFKATMQKIGMDLPESRYAYNMDDALNAANEIGFPLIIRASYTLGGAGSGVAYNMDEFKELANTGLDASPIHEILIEESLLGWKEYEMEVIRDRNDNCIIVCSIENFDPMGVHTGDSITVAPALTLTDKEYQAMRDASFAILREIGVDTGGSNVQFAIDPKTGRMIVIEMNPRVSRSSALASKATGYPIAKVATLLAVGFSLDEIKNDITGTPASFEPVIDYIVTKIPRFTFEKFPGSNPYLGTAMKSVGEVMAIGRTFKESIQKALCSLERDLCGFNSLSLEKNAFIYGIRNANERRILYLAQAFRDGFSVAEVHEFSKIDPWFLEQIYEIVKFEDKIDMDILNNEELLREAKSMGFSDKMIAVLINEKDDLELSQNDIYFARQKLGIELEYNEVDTCAGEFKALTPYLYSTTNITKFPKKELAKDAKKVMIIGGGPNRIGQGIEFDYCCVHASYALRDLGIKTIMYNCNPETVSTDYDTSDILYFEPIDFEHVRSVIEREKPDGVIVHFGGQTPLKFAKRLSVIGAKIIGTTARVIDVAEDRKKFSEFINKIGVLQPKNDTATSLEEALQKAATIGYPVLVRPSYVLGGRAMRRVHNESELKEYMSEAVKVSNHSPVLLDKFLQDAKELDVDAICDGKEVYIGAIMEHIEEAGIHSGDSACILPPMSLSAEMIKKVEKQTRDIALNLGVVGLMNIQFAIYENELYMIEVNPRASRTVPFVSKATGVPMAKVATRVMWQGNLREALKFYDDYRVVYEEGDILKPRVSSHICVKECVLPFNKLSGADLILGPEMKSTGEVMGISHDFASSFAKSQIAASNTLPSKGRVFLTLADADKSYAPDLAKELIALGFSIIATGGTHKILSEAGVEAEFVYKISEGRPNVEDRLKNGDIALVINTSDTKSSVDDGKKIRQNVLRFKIPYFTTIRAALAAAKSLSTVQTGKALEVKSLQEYLSEK